A single genomic interval of Candidatus Jordarchaeales archaeon harbors:
- a CDS encoding PAC2 family protein, which produces MERKLVNIVETDHIKVEHPKVIIGLPDVGLVGVILVNHMIQTMNMKEVGYVESDLFPPIMILHKGKPHHPLRIYQKDDLLLFVSEIAIPPIAIYDTSREICEWVKLKEASLVLPIGGTPVPNRMMIDKPKVFAIPVGDDVRKIAEKFGIEIFEEGMIVGPYARIIAECEKYKIPCLTLLSQSYPNYPDPGAAAAAAEVLSKVINIGIDVTPLEEQAEEIRLRMRDLMKRTMLEMERMGKSQEYELPAMYS; this is translated from the coding sequence TTGGAGAGAAAGCTTGTCAACATAGTTGAGACGGATCACATAAAAGTGGAGCACCCAAAGGTTATAATAGGATTGCCAGACGTAGGCTTAGTTGGAGTCATACTCGTAAACCACATGATACAAACAATGAACATGAAAGAAGTAGGCTACGTGGAGTCGGATTTATTTCCACCTATCATGATTCTCCATAAAGGGAAGCCACACCACCCCCTCAGAATATACCAAAAGGATGACTTACTCTTGTTCGTGTCCGAAATAGCTATCCCACCAATCGCAATTTATGACACTTCACGCGAAATATGTGAATGGGTTAAACTCAAAGAGGCCTCACTTGTGCTACCAATAGGGGGTACACCCGTTCCGAACAGGATGATGATCGATAAACCAAAAGTCTTCGCCATACCAGTAGGTGACGATGTAAGAAAAATTGCGGAGAAATTTGGCATAGAAATTTTCGAGGAAGGAATGATAGTTGGACCTTACGCGCGGATTATCGCGGAATGCGAGAAGTACAAGATACCATGCTTAACTCTACTATCCCAGAGCTACCCTAACTACCCTGATCCCGGAGCCGCTGCAGCTGCAGCCGAAGTTCTCAGCAAAGTTATAAACATAGGTATAGATGTAACACCACTTGAGGAACAAGCAGAGGAAATAAGGCTCAGAATGAGAGACCTAATGAAGAGGACGATGCTTGAAATGGAGAGAATGGGCAAGTCGCAGGAGTACGAACTACCAGCAATGTACTCATAG
- the gatB gene encoding Asp-tRNA(Asn)/Glu-tRNA(Gln) amidotransferase subunit GatB: protein MDEDLDIKIGLEVHVQLTALKTKLFCKCSANYRGMPPNTLTCPVCLGHPGALPVLNKKAVEYAIMVALALNSSISPQMLFFRKNYFYVDLPKNFQISQYDKAGGVPLSVGGWVEFSVNGEKKRVRIRRIQLEEDPARLVYPGTITTAPYTLVDFNRAGVALLEIVTEPDIKTPEEAYFFLQKLRSILEHLGVSSENMQGSMRCDANISIKGGARVEIKNISSFKDVYRALQYEIIRQKQQLKHGIATVQETRHWDEDRQITVSLRVKETESDYRYFPEPDLVPVRISEEWIKKIAAQMPELPDARKERFISEYKITEYDATVLTSNKKLADFFEECCKLYPNPKKLANWIMGDLLRNLNETGLDVTQLAITVEQFVDLLKMIDEGIISAKIAKRILREAVRTGKPPRKIVEDEGLLKIDDEEFIAKIVDEVFREFPKAVEDAKKDRRAVNFLVGQVMRKTRGRADPNITNKMILSRLEGK, encoded by the coding sequence ATGGACGAAGACCTTGATATTAAAATAGGGCTAGAAGTTCACGTCCAACTTACCGCCCTTAAAACCAAGCTCTTTTGTAAGTGTTCAGCTAACTACAGAGGTATGCCCCCCAACACGCTTACTTGCCCTGTTTGTCTAGGGCACCCTGGAGCGTTACCCGTTCTCAACAAGAAAGCTGTAGAATATGCCATAATGGTCGCCTTAGCGCTTAACTCTTCGATTTCTCCTCAAATGTTGTTTTTCAGGAAAAACTACTTTTACGTGGATCTACCAAAAAACTTTCAGATTTCCCAGTACGATAAAGCTGGAGGCGTTCCCCTATCCGTAGGCGGATGGGTGGAGTTCAGCGTTAATGGAGAAAAAAAGAGAGTCAGGATAAGGCGTATACAGTTAGAAGAGGATCCGGCTCGCCTTGTTTACCCAGGAACGATAACAACCGCACCGTACACTCTCGTTGACTTCAACAGAGCTGGCGTGGCCTTGCTTGAAATAGTGACTGAACCCGACATTAAGACACCAGAAGAAGCTTACTTCTTCCTCCAAAAACTGAGGTCGATACTCGAACACCTGGGCGTTTCAAGCGAGAACATGCAGGGATCGATGAGGTGCGATGCCAACATATCAATTAAAGGTGGAGCCAGGGTAGAGATAAAGAACATCTCCTCCTTCAAAGACGTTTACCGTGCCCTTCAATACGAGATAATTCGGCAGAAGCAACAGTTAAAGCACGGTATCGCCACCGTGCAGGAGACCCGCCACTGGGATGAAGACAGGCAGATAACTGTTTCACTAAGAGTTAAAGAAACTGAAAGTGACTACCGCTATTTCCCCGAACCAGACCTAGTCCCCGTAAGGATATCAGAAGAGTGGATAAAGAAGATAGCCGCCCAAATGCCTGAACTTCCAGATGCTAGAAAGGAGCGCTTCATTTCAGAGTACAAGATAACAGAATACGACGCCACGGTGCTAACCAGCAACAAAAAGCTGGCAGACTTCTTCGAAGAATGTTGCAAATTGTACCCAAACCCAAAGAAGCTGGCCAACTGGATCATGGGTGACCTTCTAAGAAACTTAAACGAAACTGGATTAGACGTAACCCAACTGGCCATCACAGTTGAACAATTCGTGGACTTGCTCAAGATGATAGATGAGGGAATAATTAGTGCGAAAATCGCTAAGAGGATACTCAGAGAGGCTGTTAGAACAGGAAAGCCTCCACGTAAAATAGTCGAGGACGAGGGACTATTGAAAATAGATGACGAAGAATTCATAGCAAAAATCGTAGACGAGGTTTTCCGCGAATTCCCAAAAGCAGTCGAAGACGCTAAAAAAGACCGGAGGGCTGTAAACTTCCTAGTTGGACAAGTTATGAGAAAGACGCGCGGCAGAGCAGACCCAAACATCACGAACAAAATGATACTCTCCAGACTGGAAGGAAAATAG